In a genomic window of Larus michahellis unplaced genomic scaffold, bLarMic1.1 SCAFFOLD_542, whole genome shotgun sequence:
- the LOC141736781 gene encoding glycoprotein-N-acetylgalactosamine 3-beta-galactosyltransferase 1-B-like has translation MLLPGLRSGWLPFHGGVLVGFAVTFLLLHGVPLLPPPLTQDPRAPSDPPGVSRPPVLYGVAPPRSAGEDAEEARALYRRVRVLCWVMTGPSTLETKARHVRATWARHCNVAIFMSSQPAPAFPAVGLPVGEGRHQLYWKTIRAFQYVHQHHLGQADWFLKADDDTFVVVANLRWLLAGHPPERPVYFGKRFRPFAKQGYMSGGAGYVLSKEALRRLVAAWATRLCSHTSPVEDLAIGQCLEKVGVEAGDSRDTGGRETFHPFPPETHLTHKFSPNFWYRSYCYYPVVEGPQCCSDLAVSFHYVSGEQMYALEFLTHRLRPYGYRPRYGPPPPPPAPNATLA, from the exons ATGCTGCTGCCGGGCCTGAGGAGCGGGTGGTTGCCCTTCCACGGGGGGGTCTTGGTGGGCTTCGCcgtcaccttcctcctcctccacggcGTCCCGCTGCTCCCGCCCCCCCTCACCCAGGACCCCCGGGCACCCAGTgacccccccggggtgtcccgCCCCCCCGTGCTCTACGGCGTGGCCCCACCCAGGTCTGCAG GCGAGGATGCCGAGGAGGCGCGGGCGCTCTACCGGCGGGTGCGTGTCCTGTGCTGGGTGATGACGGGTCCCAGCACCCTGGAGACCAAGGCTCGGCACGTGAGGGCCACCTGGGCGCGTCACTGCAACGTGGCCATCTTCATGAGCTCGCAGCCGGCCCCGGCCTTCCCCGCCGTGGGGCTACCAGTCGGGGAGGGTCGCCACCAGCTCTACTGGAAAACCATCCGCGCCTTCCAGTACGTCCACCAGCATCACCTGGGCCAGGCCGACTGGTTCCTCAAGGCGGACGACGACACCTTCGTGGTGGTGGCCAACCTGCGTTGGCTCCTGGCTGGCCACCCCCCTGAGCGCCCCGTCTACTTCGGCAAACGCTTCAGACCCTTCGCCAAGCAGGGCTACATGAGCGGGGGGGCCGGCTACGTGCTCAGCAAGGAAGCCCTGAGGCGCTTGGTGGCCGCCTGGGCCACCCGCCTCTGCAGCCACACCAGCCCCGTGGAGGACCTGGCCATCGGCCAGTGCCTGGAGAAGGTGGGGGTGGAGGCGGGGGACTCGCGGGACACGGGGGGGCGCGAGAccttccaccccttcccccccgaGACCCACCTCACCCACAAGTTCTCCCCCAACTTCTGGTACCGGAGCTACTGCTACTACCCCGTGGTGGAG GGCCCCCAGTGCTGCTCGGACCTGGCCGTGTCCTTCCACTACGTGAGCGGGGAGCAGATGTACGCGCTGGAGTTCCTCACCCACCGCCTGCGCCCCTACGGCTACCGGCCCCGCTacgggccccccccgccccccccggcccccaacgCCACCCTCGCCTAA